A window from Centropristis striata isolate RG_2023a ecotype Rhode Island chromosome 2, C.striata_1.0, whole genome shotgun sequence encodes these proteins:
- the zgc:123258 gene encoding signal peptide peptidase-like 2A isoform X3: MERAVRLIIFSLIFLASQVNCQEAILHVSNEGIEKEYCIVHNHSWTPLSQTLDAALQYPLVNLTSTVLCNASGVSPALVKGNALVVMRGGCDFSQKALVAQSLGATTLLIASNTLLITPSANDTEYAKVHIPLALMRYRDFLEAQKVFGEGMHVKLYAPPHSKIDASIAVMLLIAIVTVALGGYWSGTCERDRLNSGVAGGEGKADSGELFLYSPLKVVFFVALMCGMLVLMYFFYNILVYVIIAIFCLASASALFSCLDAVMEKIGCATGSFSVRNCNCSVRSLILAAVCITIAVLWGVYRNEDRWIWILQDLLGIAFCLNFMKTISLSNFKICVILLSLLLVYDVFFVFITPFFTKNGVSIMVQVALGPDASGEKLPVVMRVPRFSAWAQNLCGMQFSILGYGDIIVPGLLVAYCSRFDVWINSGKKIYFISCCIAYLLGMITTFAVMLLSGMGQPALLYLVPFTLITSAVVAGCRGEMRQFWAGTTYEVLDSSREPLLPEGRTDCSVDPERC; encoded by the exons ATGGAAAGAGCTGTCAGACTCATCATTTTTTCGCTCATCTTCTTGGCATCGCAG GTAAACTGCCAAGAGGCGATCTTGCACGTTTCAAATGAAGGTATAGAAAAGGAATACTGCATTGTCCACAATCACTCCTGGACCCCCCTGTCACAAACCCTTGATGCTGCT TTGCAGTATCCACTGGTGAATTTGACCTCCACTGTGCTGTGTAACGCCTCTGGGGTCAGTCCAGCTCTTGTAAAGGGCAATGCATTGGTGGTGATGAGGGGAGGCTGTGATTTCAGCCAGAAAGCTTTGGTTGCTCAAAGTCTTGGAGCTACAACTTTGCTCATTGCCAGCAACACATTATTG ATCACTCCATCAGCCAATGACACAGAGTATGCAAAGGTCCACATTCCTCTGGCTCTCATGAGGTACAGGGACTTCCTTGAAGCACAGAAG GTGTTTGGTGAAGGGATGCATGTGAAGCTTTATGCTCCACCTCACTCAAAGATTGATGCAAGCATTGCAGTCATGCTACTGATTGCCATTGTCACGGTCGCTTTGGGCGGCTACTGGAGCGGCACATGTGAGAG agaccGGTTGAACAGTGGTGTGGCAGGGGGAGAGGGCAAAGCAGACAGTGGAGAGCTCTTCTTGTACTCTCCTCTAAAAGTGGTCTTCTTTGTTGCCCTAATGTGTGGGATGTTGGTCCTCATGTACTTCTTTTACAACATTCTTG TATACGTCATTATTGCTATATTCTGCCTGGCCTCTGCCTCTGCACTGTTCAGCTGTCTCGatgcagtgatggaaaaaattgGTTGTGCCACGGGGAG ctTCTCTGTCCGAAACTGCAACTGCTCAGTGAGGTCTCTCATACTGGCTGCTGTGTGCATCACCATCGCTGTGCTCTGGGGAGTCTACAGGAATGAAGACAG ATGGATCTGGATCTTGCAGGATCTCCTTGGCATTGCTTTCTGCCTCAACTTCATGAAAACCATTTCACTGTCCAACTTCAAG ATCTGTGTGATTCTGCTGAGCCTCCTGCTTGTGTACGATGTCTTCTTCGTTTTCATCACTCCTTTCTTCACAAAG AATGGAGTTAGCATCATGGTGCAGGTTGCCCTGGGCCCCGATGCGTCAGGAGAGAAG CTGCCAGTGGTGATGCGTGTCCCACGGTTCTCAGCCTGGGCTCAGAACCTGTGTGGGATGCAGTTCTCCATTCTGGGATATGGAGATATCATCGTTCCAG GTCTCCTGGTTGCCTACTGCAGCAGATTTGATGTTTGGATCAACAGCGGAAAGAAGATCTACTTCATCAGCTGCTGCATAG CCTATCTGCTGGGAATGATCACAACATTTGCTGTGATGCTGCTGTCAGGGATGGGCCAGCCCGCCCTGCTCTACCTGGTGCCATTCACCCTGATAACCTCTGCCGTGGTGGCTGGGTGCAGGGGAGAGATGAGGCAGTTCTGGGCGGGAACCACCTATGAG GTCTTGGACTCATCCAGGGAACCTTTGTTGCCAG aGGGAAGAACTGACTGTTCCGTAGACCCGGAGAGATGCTGA
- the zgc:123258 gene encoding signal peptide peptidase-like 2A isoform X1, which produces MERAVRLIIFSLIFLASQVNCQEAILHVSNEGIEKEYCIVHNHSWTPLSQTLDAALQYPLVNLTSTVLCNASGVSPALVKGNALVVMRGGCDFSQKALVAQSLGATTLLIASNTLLITPSANDTEYAKVHIPLALMRYRDFLEAQKVFGEGMHVKLYAPPHSKIDASIAVMLLIAIVTVALGGYWSGTCERDRLNSGVAGGEGKADSGELFLYSPLKVVFFVALMCGMLVLMYFFYNILVYVIIAIFCLASASALFSCLDAVMEKIGCATGSFSVRNCNCSVRSLILAAVCITIAVLWGVYRNEDRWIWILQDLLGIAFCLNFMKTISLSNFKICVILLSLLLVYDVFFVFITPFFTKNGVSIMVQVALGPDASGEKTQGNMVEVPAEPQAASEKLPVVMRVPRFSAWAQNLCGMQFSILGYGDIIVPGLLVAYCSRFDVWINSGKKIYFISCCIAYLLGMITTFAVMLLSGMGQPALLYLVPFTLITSAVVAGCRGEMRQFWAGTTYEVLDSSREPLLPEGRTDCSVDPERC; this is translated from the exons ATGGAAAGAGCTGTCAGACTCATCATTTTTTCGCTCATCTTCTTGGCATCGCAG GTAAACTGCCAAGAGGCGATCTTGCACGTTTCAAATGAAGGTATAGAAAAGGAATACTGCATTGTCCACAATCACTCCTGGACCCCCCTGTCACAAACCCTTGATGCTGCT TTGCAGTATCCACTGGTGAATTTGACCTCCACTGTGCTGTGTAACGCCTCTGGGGTCAGTCCAGCTCTTGTAAAGGGCAATGCATTGGTGGTGATGAGGGGAGGCTGTGATTTCAGCCAGAAAGCTTTGGTTGCTCAAAGTCTTGGAGCTACAACTTTGCTCATTGCCAGCAACACATTATTG ATCACTCCATCAGCCAATGACACAGAGTATGCAAAGGTCCACATTCCTCTGGCTCTCATGAGGTACAGGGACTTCCTTGAAGCACAGAAG GTGTTTGGTGAAGGGATGCATGTGAAGCTTTATGCTCCACCTCACTCAAAGATTGATGCAAGCATTGCAGTCATGCTACTGATTGCCATTGTCACGGTCGCTTTGGGCGGCTACTGGAGCGGCACATGTGAGAG agaccGGTTGAACAGTGGTGTGGCAGGGGGAGAGGGCAAAGCAGACAGTGGAGAGCTCTTCTTGTACTCTCCTCTAAAAGTGGTCTTCTTTGTTGCCCTAATGTGTGGGATGTTGGTCCTCATGTACTTCTTTTACAACATTCTTG TATACGTCATTATTGCTATATTCTGCCTGGCCTCTGCCTCTGCACTGTTCAGCTGTCTCGatgcagtgatggaaaaaattgGTTGTGCCACGGGGAG ctTCTCTGTCCGAAACTGCAACTGCTCAGTGAGGTCTCTCATACTGGCTGCTGTGTGCATCACCATCGCTGTGCTCTGGGGAGTCTACAGGAATGAAGACAG ATGGATCTGGATCTTGCAGGATCTCCTTGGCATTGCTTTCTGCCTCAACTTCATGAAAACCATTTCACTGTCCAACTTCAAG ATCTGTGTGATTCTGCTGAGCCTCCTGCTTGTGTACGATGTCTTCTTCGTTTTCATCACTCCTTTCTTCACAAAG AATGGAGTTAGCATCATGGTGCAGGTTGCCCTGGGCCCCGATGCGTCAGGAGAGAAG ACACAAGGTAACATGGTGGAGGTCCCCGCTGAACCCCAGGCTGCCTCTGAGAAA CTGCCAGTGGTGATGCGTGTCCCACGGTTCTCAGCCTGGGCTCAGAACCTGTGTGGGATGCAGTTCTCCATTCTGGGATATGGAGATATCATCGTTCCAG GTCTCCTGGTTGCCTACTGCAGCAGATTTGATGTTTGGATCAACAGCGGAAAGAAGATCTACTTCATCAGCTGCTGCATAG CCTATCTGCTGGGAATGATCACAACATTTGCTGTGATGCTGCTGTCAGGGATGGGCCAGCCCGCCCTGCTCTACCTGGTGCCATTCACCCTGATAACCTCTGCCGTGGTGGCTGGGTGCAGGGGAGAGATGAGGCAGTTCTGGGCGGGAACCACCTATGAG GTCTTGGACTCATCCAGGGAACCTTTGTTGCCAG aGGGAAGAACTGACTGTTCCGTAGACCCGGAGAGATGCTGA
- the zgc:123258 gene encoding signal peptide peptidase-like 2A isoform X2, translating to MERAVRLIIFSLIFLASQVNCQEAILHVSNEGIEKEYCIVHNHSWTPLSQTLDAALQYPLVNLTSTVLCNASGVSPALVKGNALVVMRGGCDFSQKALVAQSLGATTLLIASNTLLITPSANDTEYAKVHIPLALMRYRDFLEAQKVFGEGMHVKLYAPPHSKIDASIAVMLLIAIVTVALGGYWSGTCERDRLNSGVAGGEGKADSGELFLYSPLKVVFFVALMCGMLVLMYFFYNILVYVIIAIFCLASASALFSCLDAVMEKIGCATGSFSVRNCNCSVRSLILAAVCITIAVLWGVYRNEDRWIWILQDLLGIAFCLNFMKTISLSNFKICVILLSLLLVYDVFFVFITPFFTKNGVSIMVQVALGPDASGEKTQGNMVEVPAEPQAASEKLPVVMRVPRFSAWAQNLCGMQFSILGYGDIIVPGLLVAYCSRFDVWINSGKKIYFISCCIAYLLGMITTFAVMLLSGMGQPALLYLVPFTLITSAVVAGCRGEMRQFWAGTTYEREELTVP from the exons ATGGAAAGAGCTGTCAGACTCATCATTTTTTCGCTCATCTTCTTGGCATCGCAG GTAAACTGCCAAGAGGCGATCTTGCACGTTTCAAATGAAGGTATAGAAAAGGAATACTGCATTGTCCACAATCACTCCTGGACCCCCCTGTCACAAACCCTTGATGCTGCT TTGCAGTATCCACTGGTGAATTTGACCTCCACTGTGCTGTGTAACGCCTCTGGGGTCAGTCCAGCTCTTGTAAAGGGCAATGCATTGGTGGTGATGAGGGGAGGCTGTGATTTCAGCCAGAAAGCTTTGGTTGCTCAAAGTCTTGGAGCTACAACTTTGCTCATTGCCAGCAACACATTATTG ATCACTCCATCAGCCAATGACACAGAGTATGCAAAGGTCCACATTCCTCTGGCTCTCATGAGGTACAGGGACTTCCTTGAAGCACAGAAG GTGTTTGGTGAAGGGATGCATGTGAAGCTTTATGCTCCACCTCACTCAAAGATTGATGCAAGCATTGCAGTCATGCTACTGATTGCCATTGTCACGGTCGCTTTGGGCGGCTACTGGAGCGGCACATGTGAGAG agaccGGTTGAACAGTGGTGTGGCAGGGGGAGAGGGCAAAGCAGACAGTGGAGAGCTCTTCTTGTACTCTCCTCTAAAAGTGGTCTTCTTTGTTGCCCTAATGTGTGGGATGTTGGTCCTCATGTACTTCTTTTACAACATTCTTG TATACGTCATTATTGCTATATTCTGCCTGGCCTCTGCCTCTGCACTGTTCAGCTGTCTCGatgcagtgatggaaaaaattgGTTGTGCCACGGGGAG ctTCTCTGTCCGAAACTGCAACTGCTCAGTGAGGTCTCTCATACTGGCTGCTGTGTGCATCACCATCGCTGTGCTCTGGGGAGTCTACAGGAATGAAGACAG ATGGATCTGGATCTTGCAGGATCTCCTTGGCATTGCTTTCTGCCTCAACTTCATGAAAACCATTTCACTGTCCAACTTCAAG ATCTGTGTGATTCTGCTGAGCCTCCTGCTTGTGTACGATGTCTTCTTCGTTTTCATCACTCCTTTCTTCACAAAG AATGGAGTTAGCATCATGGTGCAGGTTGCCCTGGGCCCCGATGCGTCAGGAGAGAAG ACACAAGGTAACATGGTGGAGGTCCCCGCTGAACCCCAGGCTGCCTCTGAGAAA CTGCCAGTGGTGATGCGTGTCCCACGGTTCTCAGCCTGGGCTCAGAACCTGTGTGGGATGCAGTTCTCCATTCTGGGATATGGAGATATCATCGTTCCAG GTCTCCTGGTTGCCTACTGCAGCAGATTTGATGTTTGGATCAACAGCGGAAAGAAGATCTACTTCATCAGCTGCTGCATAG CCTATCTGCTGGGAATGATCACAACATTTGCTGTGATGCTGCTGTCAGGGATGGGCCAGCCCGCCCTGCTCTACCTGGTGCCATTCACCCTGATAACCTCTGCCGTGGTGGCTGGGTGCAGGGGAGAGATGAGGCAGTTCTGGGCGGGAACCACCTATGAG aGGGAAGAACTGACTGTTCCGTAG